The DNA region GCGGCTTCGGCCTGGGGCGGCAACTGGCCGAAGCGACGCTCGACGCCGCGCGCCAGGCCGGCTATGCCTGTGTGCTGCTGGACACGCTGGACGGCATGGAGTCAGCCCGCGCCCTGTACGCCGACCTCGGGTTCGAGGAAATCCCGCCCTACTACCACAACCCCGTGGCGGGCTCGCACTATCTCAAGGTCGACATTTTTTGAGCGTTTTGGGCCTCCCACGCCCTACTGGCAAGCGCTTCGAGCTATTTAAAATATAGCAAACCACTGAAGATGGTGCGCTGACTGTGGCGGCACACCGTTAGGGCCCAGCAGCGGTGCGTGGCGCGGCCCTTCACCGCGCTGCGACACGCCCCGCCAGCCGCTATCGACCCGCGCCGGTCCCCATCCCGCCACCCGATGGACGAAAAAAAAAAGCGCCTCCCGTCGCCAGGAAGCGCTTGTCCCGAGGGCCGGCGGGCGTCAGGCGTTCTGCGCCTGGGCCAGCAGCGTGGCGGCGTCGCTCACCTCGAACTTGCCCGGGGCTTCCACGTTCAGCGTGACCACCTTGCCGTCCTTGACCAGGGCGGAGTAGCGGTTGCTGCGCAGACCCAGGCCCTTGCCGTTCAGGTCCAGCGTCAGGCCGGCCGCCTTGGCGAAGGCCGCATCGCCATCGGCCAGCATGCGGACCTTGCCATCCGTCTTCTGGTCGCGCGCCCACGCGCCCATCACGAACGCGTCATTGACGCTCAGGCACCAGATCTCATCGACGCCCGCGGCCTTGAAGGCTTCGGCATTCTCCACGTAGCCAGGCACGTGCTTGGCCGAGCAGGTGGGCGTGAACGCACCCGGCACCGCGAACAGAGCAATCGTCTTGCCCGCCGTGGCCTTGTCCACCGGCACGGGATTGGGGCCGAGGCTGCAGCCGTTGCCTTCGACTTCGGAATACTCCATCAACGTGGT from Paracidovorax wautersii includes:
- a CDS encoding peroxiredoxin, which encodes MIKIGDTLPATTLMEYSEVEGNGCSLGPNPVPVDKATAGKTIALFAVPGAFTPTCSAKHVPGYVENAEAFKAAGVDEIWCLSVNDAFVMGAWARDQKTDGKVRMLADGDAAFAKAAGLTLDLNGKGLGLRSNRYSALVKDGKVVTLNVEAPGKFEVSDAATLLAQAQNA